The proteins below are encoded in one region of Peribacillus muralis:
- a CDS encoding mechanosensitive ion channel family protein codes for MQEVSKSLNQFDGIEAWTELGISIGILLIFLLLRKVFTTYIFKFLLRIAEKRKIEFAANLMLALERPVRWLIVLIGVIISLHYFPIDSPSDELKSKIYRSFFVFLFFWTIFNISSILTILFPKLVSKFGLEVDQIVLPFFTKIIKLIIIAFGASIIAEEWGFNVDGFVAGLGLGGLAFALAAKDTVSNFFGGIVIVTEKPFTIGDWIKTPSVEGTIEDITFRSTKVRTFAQALVTVPNATLSNEPIINWSKMGKRQIAFHLGVNVTTPKEKLENVIKDIESMLIEHKEVHPETILVKFDEFSHSGFNLYLYFFTNATDFGGYLSIKEDVNFKIMEILEREEVQIAIPSQAFILQKDSNVEAMNEFESMRD; via the coding sequence TTGCAAGAAGTTTCTAAATCTCTAAATCAGTTCGATGGAATCGAGGCCTGGACCGAATTAGGAATATCTATCGGTATTCTTCTAATCTTTCTTTTGCTTCGGAAAGTATTTACTACATATATATTCAAATTCCTTCTGCGAATTGCCGAAAAAAGAAAAATTGAATTTGCCGCCAACTTAATGCTCGCTTTGGAAAGGCCGGTAAGATGGCTCATCGTTTTGATTGGTGTAATTATTTCCTTGCACTATTTTCCGATTGACTCACCTTCGGATGAGCTTAAATCAAAAATATACAGATCATTTTTTGTTTTCCTTTTCTTTTGGACGATTTTCAATATCAGTTCAATCTTGACGATTTTATTTCCAAAGCTTGTTAGTAAATTCGGCCTGGAAGTTGACCAAATTGTCCTCCCGTTTTTCACAAAAATCATTAAATTGATCATCATCGCTTTTGGTGCATCCATCATTGCGGAAGAATGGGGATTCAATGTCGACGGATTTGTTGCAGGACTTGGCTTAGGCGGATTAGCCTTCGCTCTTGCTGCCAAGGATACCGTCAGCAATTTCTTCGGCGGAATCGTCATCGTTACCGAGAAGCCATTCACCATAGGTGATTGGATCAAAACACCAAGTGTCGAGGGTACGATTGAAGACATCACGTTCCGGAGCACCAAAGTGCGGACATTTGCCCAGGCGCTTGTTACCGTACCGAATGCGACACTCTCGAATGAACCGATCATCAACTGGTCCAAGATGGGGAAACGCCAAATTGCGTTCCATTTGGGTGTGAACGTTACGACTCCAAAGGAAAAGCTGGAAAATGTCATTAAAGACATCGAGTCTATGCTGATCGAGCACAAAGAGGTACATCCCGAAACGATACTCGTCAAATTTGATGAATTCAGTCATTCCGGTTTCAATCTCTATCTTTACTTCTTTACTAATGCAACTGACTTTGGAGGATATTTATCCATCAAGGAAGATGTGAACTTTAAAATAATGGAGATACTTGAACGGGAAGAGGTCCAAATCGCCATTCCTTCCCAAGCGTTCATTCTCCAAAAAGACTCAAATGTGGAAGCGATGAACGAATTTGAATCGATGCGCGACTGA
- a CDS encoding MATE family efflux transporter has translation MKQTYTKPQKIRLLFYILIPILITQLSMYAMTFFDVMMSGQYSTQDVAGVSIGSSLWTPVYTGLSGILIALTPVVSQLIGSRKFKSVSYSVMQAVYLALALALVILIVGAFCLNPILTAMNLEDNVHRVAHDYLIALSFGIIPLFVYNALRAFIDALGQTRISMVITLGALPVNVIFNYLFIYGKFGFPELGGVGSGYATAITYWIIALTAILVVLKIHPFSTYDVFREFFRVSLKEWRALLSIGVPIGLAIFFETSIFSAVTLLMSKYDTVTIASHQIAMNFASLLYMMPLSMSMALTIVIGYEIGAARYKDAREYSFIGITLALMMSLVLSAILFFFREPVASAYTKDHAVMLLTSHFLIYAIFFQISDALQAPIQGILRGYKDVNVTFAMSLVSYWILGLPIGYFFAKYTDMGAFGYWIGLISGLALGAIGLAARLRFIQQVKFKKLA, from the coding sequence ATGAAACAGACTTACACGAAACCACAAAAGATCCGCCTATTATTTTATATATTGATTCCCATCCTGATCACCCAACTCAGTATGTATGCGATGACATTTTTTGATGTGATGATGTCTGGCCAGTACAGCACGCAAGATGTTGCGGGCGTATCGATCGGCAGTTCGCTCTGGACTCCTGTCTACACGGGGCTGAGCGGGATATTGATCGCCTTGACGCCTGTCGTTTCACAGCTTATTGGTTCCAGAAAATTCAAATCTGTTTCCTATTCCGTCATGCAGGCCGTCTATTTAGCCCTCGCTTTAGCACTGGTCATTTTAATTGTCGGGGCTTTTTGTTTGAATCCGATCCTTACAGCCATGAATCTGGAAGACAATGTTCACCGGGTTGCTCATGATTATTTAATCGCCCTTTCTTTCGGAATCATCCCCCTGTTCGTTTATAACGCATTGAGGGCGTTCATAGATGCGTTAGGGCAAACCAGGATTTCCATGGTGATCACTTTGGGTGCACTTCCGGTTAACGTCATATTCAATTATCTGTTCATCTATGGAAAGTTCGGATTCCCCGAACTCGGAGGCGTCGGATCCGGTTATGCCACTGCCATAACCTATTGGATCATTGCCCTTACTGCCATCCTTGTGGTGTTGAAAATCCACCCGTTTTCCACTTATGACGTCTTTCGTGAATTTTTCCGGGTTTCCTTGAAAGAATGGCGGGCCTTATTATCGATCGGAGTCCCCATCGGGTTGGCCATCTTTTTTGAAACGAGCATATTCTCGGCCGTTACCCTCTTGATGAGTAAATATGATACCGTTACAATAGCATCGCATCAGATTGCCATGAACTTTGCGTCCCTGCTCTATATGATGCCGCTCAGCATGTCCATGGCATTGACGATTGTCATCGGCTACGAAATCGGGGCGGCCCGGTATAAGGATGCCAGGGAATACAGTTTTATTGGCATAACGCTCGCATTGATGATGTCACTTGTATTATCGGCGATCCTATTTTTCTTCCGGGAACCTGTTGCCTCTGCTTATACAAAAGATCATGCCGTCATGCTGCTGACATCTCATTTTTTAATATACGCCATCTTCTTTCAGATTTCAGATGCCCTCCAGGCACCGATACAAGGTATATTGCGCGGATACAAGGATGTGAATGTCACCTTTGCGATGTCACTTGTGTCCTACTGGATACTCGGACTTCCGATCGGCTATTTCTTTGCCAAGTATACGGATATGGGCGCCTTTGGATATTGGATCGGCTTAATATCCGGTTTGGCTTTGGGAGCTATTGGATTGGCGGCCCGGTTAAGGTTCATCCAGCAAGTCAAATTTAAAAAATTGGCGTAA
- a CDS encoding SDR family oxidoreductase has translation MDEKVAFITGGATGIGKRLAFSLAEKGMSIIISYRKSNEAALDLVDELCKKHHVKALAVQGDAGSEEDCRHIISKVLAIFGHVDIFVHNAGPYMHDRKPMSEYSSDEWKYIIDGNLNGFFYFAKEIIPQMRRRGWGRVITLGFERCDTSPGWIYRSAFAAAKSGLTSLTRTLAAEEAAYNITVNMVCPGDIIGEWKEQEIKVAKEEKDDTVPIGRPGTGEDIARVITFLCDEKSDFITGSIIPVTGGKDVLGKRSSV, from the coding sequence GTGGATGAAAAAGTAGCTTTTATTACTGGAGGCGCAACGGGAATCGGCAAGAGGTTGGCATTTTCATTAGCGGAAAAAGGAATGTCCATCATTATCTCGTATCGAAAAAGTAACGAGGCAGCTTTAGATTTGGTGGATGAATTGTGTAAAAAACATCACGTAAAGGCGCTGGCGGTTCAAGGTGATGCCGGAAGTGAGGAAGATTGCCGTCATATCATCAGTAAGGTCCTTGCGATCTTTGGGCATGTTGATATCTTCGTTCATAACGCAGGGCCTTATATGCACGATCGTAAGCCGATGAGTGAATACAGCAGCGATGAATGGAAATACATCATCGATGGCAATTTAAATGGATTTTTCTATTTTGCAAAGGAGATTATTCCCCAAATGCGCCGAAGAGGGTGGGGAAGAGTCATTACACTTGGGTTTGAACGGTGTGATACCTCACCGGGGTGGATATATCGCTCGGCATTTGCCGCAGCAAAGAGCGGATTGACCTCCTTAACGAGAACATTGGCTGCGGAAGAAGCTGCATATAACATCACCGTGAATATGGTTTGTCCTGGCGATATCATCGGTGAATGGAAGGAGCAAGAGATCAAGGTCGCGAAAGAGGAAAAGGATGATACCGTTCCGATCGGAAGACCGGGTACAGGTGAGGATATAGCAAGGGTCATCACGTTTCTGTGTGATGAAAAATCGGATTTCATCACCGGCAGCATCATACCGGTAACAGGCGGAAAGGATGTCCTCGGGAAAAGATCTTCAGTGTAA
- a CDS encoding Hsp20/alpha crystallin family protein, whose amino-acid sequence MKNMQQTDVQSFIEKMFSQVIPDNMQGMMNNNDFGSKKEPARTEHPLHATVFETHLYVFVRIPIVDESWLKTMKLYHTSNQSIIEGIPEASDRHVITLPALVKKKGASAQFKESTLEIRLQKSFNTQYSEIDVSEI is encoded by the coding sequence ATGAAAAATATGCAACAAACTGATGTCCAATCGTTCATCGAAAAGATGTTTTCACAAGTCATCCCTGACAATATGCAAGGCATGATGAACAATAATGATTTCGGTTCAAAAAAAGAACCTGCCCGAACAGAGCATCCTTTGCATGCCACTGTATTCGAAACCCACTTATATGTTTTTGTAAGAATTCCCATCGTTGATGAATCTTGGCTAAAGACAATGAAACTTTACCATACCTCTAACCAATCGATCATTGAGGGAATTCCAGAAGCCTCCGATCGTCACGTCATCACGCTGCCAGCACTTGTGAAGAAAAAAGGGGCATCCGCCCAATTTAAAGAATCAACATTGGAAATACGCCTTCAGAAAAGCTTCAATACCCAATATTCCGAAATCGATGTATCCGAGATTTGA
- a CDS encoding CAP domain-containing protein — translation MKKKMIMSAAAAAAIIFTGVGANQAEAANCDTVKQVTYKTMNQEDMQKVLNQYLAKYNITLPAAQAQQKPVQKPVQKPVQKPVQNPGQNGTVNQAKPEAKPAPAPEAKPEKPTNEKTETNSELSAFEQQVVKLTNAERAKQGLSALKIDTELSKVARIKSQDMKDNNYFDHNSPTYGSPFDMMKKFGISYSSAGENIAQGQQTPEEVVQAWMNSQGHRENIMNSSFTHIGVGYVESGNYWTQQFIGK, via the coding sequence ATGAAAAAGAAAATGATCATGTCAGCAGCAGCGGCTGCAGCAATTATATTCACAGGAGTAGGAGCTAACCAAGCGGAAGCAGCTAACTGTGATACGGTTAAACAAGTAACATATAAAACAATGAATCAAGAAGATATGCAAAAGGTCCTAAACCAATATCTAGCTAAGTATAATATCACTCTACCAGCTGCACAAGCACAACAAAAGCCAGTTCAAAAGCCAGTTCAAAAGCCAGTTCAAAAACCAGTTCAAAATCCTGGTCAAAATGGAACGGTAAACCAAGCAAAACCAGAAGCAAAACCTGCACCTGCACCTGAAGCTAAACCAGAAAAACCAACTAATGAAAAAACTGAGACAAACTCTGAATTAAGTGCTTTTGAACAACAAGTTGTTAAATTAACAAATGCAGAGCGTGCAAAACAAGGCTTGTCAGCTCTTAAAATCGACACTGAGTTAAGCAAAGTGGCTCGTATCAAGTCCCAAGATATGAAAGATAATAACTACTTTGACCACAATAGCCCAACGTATGGTTCACCTTTCGATATGATGAAAAAATTCGGCATCAGCTATTCATCAGCTGGTGAAAACATCGCACAAGGTCAACAAACACCAGAAGAAGTGGTACAAGCTTGGATGAACAGCCAAGGACACCGTGAAAATATCATGAATTCTAGCTTCACTCACATTGGAGTAGGCTACGTAGAATCTGGTAACTACTGGACTCAACAATTCATCGGAAAATAA